In a genomic window of Halostella litorea:
- a CDS encoding helix-turn-helix domain-containing protein, translated as MIRAEFRIELPETTWVSEVSRAYPDATFRLLTGLRTGDTAVELGEVAADSPAAVGDAIRDHPSIADYQRLDAAEGTVLARYETSDVALYEFAAGPALAPEYPVVVRDGWFEFDLTGTRTEFERLRDGLEASDLGYELLSIVGDADSDGLLTDRQREVLGTALRMGYFEVPRACTLADVAAALDVDKSTASGVLRRGEARVLKRFLTGPGREPPR; from the coding sequence ATGATCAGGGCGGAGTTCCGGATCGAACTCCCGGAGACGACGTGGGTGTCGGAGGTGTCGCGGGCGTACCCGGACGCGACGTTCCGGCTTCTGACCGGACTCAGAACCGGCGATACGGCGGTCGAACTGGGCGAGGTCGCCGCCGACTCCCCGGCCGCGGTCGGCGACGCGATCCGCGACCACCCGTCGATAGCGGACTATCAGCGGTTGGACGCCGCCGAGGGGACCGTGCTGGCGCGGTACGAGACGTCCGACGTCGCGCTCTACGAGTTCGCCGCCGGGCCGGCGCTCGCGCCCGAGTACCCCGTCGTCGTCCGCGACGGGTGGTTCGAGTTCGACCTCACCGGCACCCGGACGGAGTTCGAGCGCCTCCGCGACGGGCTGGAGGCGTCCGACCTCGGGTACGAACTGCTCTCCATCGTCGGCGACGCCGACTCCGACGGCCTGCTCACCGACCGCCAGCGCGAGGTACTGGGGACGGCGCTCCGAATGGGGTACTTCGAGGTGCCGCGTGCGTGTACGCTGGCGGACGTCGCGGCGGCCCTCGACGTGGACAAGTCGACCGCGAGCGGCGTGTTGCGGCGCGGGGAGGCGCGCGTCCTCAAGCGGTTCCTGACGGGTCCCGGCCGGGAGCCGCCACGCTGA
- a CDS encoding NUDIX domain-containing protein has protein sequence MTDDLAWETLDSRVAYECPGFDVVREDARLPDGTVTDFDYLSEGESVVVLPFTPDGDVVVVEEWRQAVKRVNRALPAGGLEPVDDDRDDAARRELAEETGYEAGTVERLTSVEPANGFADAVFHYYVARGCTPTGEQSLDDDETIRVDTAAFDDLREAVRTGELRDGRSALGVLYYALFGADGAGD, from the coding sequence ATGACCGACGACCTGGCCTGGGAGACGCTGGACAGCCGCGTGGCCTACGAGTGCCCGGGGTTCGACGTCGTGCGGGAGGACGCGCGGCTGCCGGACGGCACCGTCACCGACTTCGACTACCTCTCGGAGGGCGAGAGCGTGGTCGTGCTCCCCTTCACCCCGGACGGCGACGTGGTGGTGGTCGAGGAGTGGCGGCAGGCGGTCAAGCGGGTCAACCGCGCGCTGCCGGCGGGCGGGCTCGAACCCGTCGACGACGACCGCGACGACGCCGCGCGCCGCGAACTGGCCGAGGAGACGGGGTACGAGGCCGGGACCGTCGAGCGGCTGACGAGCGTCGAACCGGCGAACGGCTTCGCCGACGCGGTCTTTCACTACTACGTCGCCCGCGGCTGTACGCCCACCGGCGAGCAGTCGCTGGACGACGACGAGACGATCCGGGTCGACACCGCGGCGTTCGACGACCTCCGCGAGGCGGTTCGCACGGGCGAACTGCGGGACGGGCGGAGCGCGCTCGGCGTGCTGTACTACGCGCTGTTCGGGGCGGACGGCGCGGGCGACTGA
- a CDS encoding AAA family ATPase, whose product MADSGAAVERSEAGVPELVVVCGPPGVGKTTVSEGIVDRIDGELLRTDVVRNDVAPDPEYTPEERERVYDELFARGRERIRRGESVVFDGTFQHSELRQRARALAAELGAEFRSVKVECAEPVVRERIRAREGGESDADVEVHELIREGFDPLDGDHVTVDNSESRAHTERQIDRHF is encoded by the coding sequence ATGGCTGACTCGGGCGCGGCCGTCGAGCGGAGCGAGGCGGGGGTTCCGGAACTCGTCGTCGTCTGCGGGCCGCCGGGCGTGGGCAAGACGACCGTGTCGGAGGGTATCGTCGACCGCATCGACGGCGAGTTGCTCCGGACCGACGTGGTCCGCAACGACGTGGCCCCGGACCCGGAGTACACGCCAGAGGAGCGCGAGCGCGTGTACGACGAACTGTTCGCCCGCGGCCGCGAGCGGATCCGGCGGGGCGAGAGCGTCGTGTTCGACGGCACGTTCCAGCACAGCGAGCTCCGCCAGCGGGCGCGGGCGCTGGCGGCGGAACTGGGCGCGGAGTTTCGCTCGGTGAAAGTCGAGTGCGCGGAGCCGGTGGTCCGCGAGCGGATCCGTGCGCGCGAGGGCGGCGAGAGCGACGCCGACGTCGAGGTCCACGAGCTGATCCGCGAGGGGTTCGACCCCCTCGACGGCGACCACGTCACCGTCGACAACTCCGAGTCGCGCGCCCACACCGAACGCCAGATCGACCGCCACTTCTGA
- a CDS encoding sensor histidine kinase encodes MGSETDRDPLVLLGVGILLGTTLAGAVAGVPLRVAAAQLSLPGVIGVGLVAYGRIHGEPSTADVRRTVFTWSGYGILVFVLVGFWFGQVTRYFETSFVLAVVASLSLGAGFGATVGVYSVRLQRTNAELESKNEQMDRFASVVSHDLRNPLNVATGYLALAAEERDDDDHVVAASESLDRMDALIDDLLLLAREGDPVGELEPVALETLCVQCWDAVETNDATLSVDTTRTVRADRSRLRQLFENLFRNAVEHGSPGDSHARRGGLTVTVGDLADGFYVADDGPGIPDRIRENAFDEGVSGSETGTGLGLSIVAQVAEGHGWDVHIAESADGGARIEVTSVEFV; translated from the coding sequence ATGGGATCCGAGACGGACAGGGACCCGCTCGTTCTGCTCGGGGTCGGTATCCTCCTGGGGACGACCCTCGCCGGGGCCGTGGCCGGCGTGCCGCTCCGAGTCGCCGCGGCGCAGTTGAGCCTCCCGGGCGTGATCGGGGTCGGGCTGGTCGCGTACGGCCGGATCCACGGCGAGCCGTCGACGGCTGACGTTCGACGCACGGTGTTTACCTGGAGCGGGTACGGTATCCTCGTCTTCGTCCTCGTCGGGTTCTGGTTCGGCCAGGTCACCCGCTACTTCGAGACGTCGTTCGTCCTCGCGGTCGTCGCGTCGCTGAGCCTCGGGGCGGGGTTCGGCGCGACCGTCGGCGTCTACTCCGTCCGCCTGCAGCGCACGAACGCCGAACTCGAAAGCAAGAACGAGCAGATGGACCGGTTCGCGAGCGTCGTCAGCCACGACCTGCGGAACCCCCTCAACGTGGCCACCGGCTATCTCGCCCTCGCGGCGGAGGAACGCGACGACGACGACCACGTCGTGGCCGCGTCGGAGTCGCTGGACCGGATGGACGCCTTGATCGACGACCTGCTGCTCCTCGCTCGGGAGGGCGACCCGGTCGGCGAACTGGAGCCGGTCGCCCTCGAAACCCTCTGCGTGCAGTGCTGGGACGCCGTCGAGACGAACGACGCGACGCTCAGCGTCGACACGACCCGAACGGTCCGGGCCGACCGGAGCCGGCTTCGACAGCTGTTCGAGAACCTGTTTCGAAACGCCGTCGAACACGGCTCCCCGGGCGACTCGCATGCACGCCGGGGCGGCTTGACCGTCACCGTCGGCGACCTCGCGGACGGCTTCTACGTCGCCGACGACGGTCCCGGCATCCCCGACCGGATCCGCGAGAACGCGTTCGACGAGGGGGTTTCCGGGTCGGAGACCGGGACCGGGCTCGGCCTCTCGATCGTCGCCCAGGTCGCCGAGGGACACGGGTGGGACGTCCACATCGCGGAGAGCGCCGACGGCGGCGCGCGGATCGAGGTCACTAGCGTCGAGTTCGTGTGA